The Tenebrio molitor chromosome 3, icTenMoli1.1, whole genome shotgun sequence genome contains a region encoding:
- the Arms gene encoding kinase D-interacting substrate of 220 kDa B isoform X1 produces the protein MQGASGAPKQRHSIAGPHPAVDSGRRRPSFLNLHIPETNWRGSLSQLHLPTFTLTTPEGDQPRKFTFGLAIRRHSHNTLHRSESMVSLCFRTLSGYINDDNLSGLKNLLESKQVQVDDRDENGTTALMLAATKGRSAFVRELLTHGADPNVEDSDSWTALLCASKEGHADIVLQLLEHSADIEHRDMGNWTSLMWATYKGRTDVVMLLLDKGAEVNAHGNYHISSLLWAAGRGYTQITETLISHGAKVNVGDKYGTTALVWACRKGYAEIVAMLLKAGANVDTAGMYSWTALLMATQGNHVEVVSLLLEHKPNVNALDKDGCSALTIACKEGNNEIVTALMAAGAYINVQDRFGDTNLIHAVKGGHRSVVESLLKKYADVDIAGKDQKTAIYMAVEKGNVAVAKLLLSANPDLEMATKDGDTPLLKAVRSRNAEIVQLLLDKKSKVSAADKKGDTALHIAMRARSKGIVEILLRNPKHSQLLYRPNRAGETPYNIDINHQKTILGQIFGARRLNTNEDNENMLGYDLYSSALADILSEPSLSMPITVGLYAKWGSGKSFLLNKLREEMKNFAREWVDPVFQFTSLMFLVLLHLSLIVGTAVGLSVQNWIIGLSVAVAFMLVSYIFLALVWFANKRYDWDWPYNFNVKLTRKLNNIKLVLQVLFCHPPGAPAYDGVSAHPIRFYFTDQTRVSSTAGGENSVVQMLGSLYDAIENDYGALATRLYRAFKPKPVKSSSTWKLRKLCCLPYVIVFEILFLCILVGTCALTVYLVHVNSSDSQSYEMVRFTLRIILITDALLLGVATVANLYTWSKLVKAVLFSQRRHLQRTIAKLETLKSEGFLQALRQEVNLMKDMVKCLDSLSSQQTRLVIVVDGLDSCEQDKVLLILDTVHMLFSDANSPFIVILAIDPHVIAKAVEMNTRRLFSESNIGGHNYLSNMVHLPFYLQNSGLRKVKLAQQTSQVHRKAASAWTENEESLSNFLARSSSSRRLSSESAVMSSQEKLKPPGRKNSRKLKLSDSVASSIGSNLNKIGGAQDLTKMLLTDDYFSDVNPRSMRRLMNVVYITGRLLKAFQIDFNWYRLASWINITEQWPFRTSWIIYHYELYEDSLDDNTSLKSIFDKIRPHIPTVKDTEPLLELDRDEKKFDIFLTFHRSSLLVSDLKIFLPFTINLDPYLKKVIKEETQSLDDDGLLMTTPRNLSLIPTMPWSNPNNAEWTSPRPGLIRRNRPSSKPTLYQQPSGLVGWPSWNEPVQVTNPQIVPMAPVTTLAPEVFEKRLSSLSVDGVCKLLYKIEDINSAALPEYNKMIKEHNITGKVLLHCDLDELKKLLSMSFGDWEMFKVMLISLREHEVSAVFRHDESSSARPSKAERKGSVTKSSQPEKDNKEVNQRKQSVIEKQVTLEEQMICGALQTLNEEACEDVLEETEEKETKITIEPDVPQTSIIPPSPDSNQDYLRGYRSRTNSSSGVGETEFVLLQSSPIAHMHWQPVSISVGGNSESLSEHSSRCSSQLPSPVTERRLSNGIKLSNLKPTIHQTEDVSKKGRHVVIKTESGDPAHISVIFNQDETTKTPLLQEFNITQRPNSLQLLKNESKQTRPLMRNRSKSIDGQKKKTDKNFEKLQRLKEKLLHSSPELNENASDNESTPLVSEVSTPSKSGQSSDIKSSNSNSESFPLSPILQKNVSPEVKHRQTRSEQNLTDTTDVSPVLSFHDNIYLSNIGSGSGGNSLSPKHAPLTRTMSESTSISGIISSCSNVSLHSGKNSQSSGHLSRQNALDSEEDIADCYCDPSREG, from the exons ATGCAAGGTGCTTCCGGTGCGCCCAAGCAGCGTCACAGTATCGCTGGTCCTCATCCCGCTGTCGATTCCGGTCGACGAAGACCGTCTTTCCTGAACCTCCACATTCCGGAAACGAATTGGAGGGGTTCTCTTAGTCAATTGCATTTACCGACATTCACCTTGACCACACCAGAAGGTGATCAACCGAGAAAATTCACGTTCGGCTTGGCGATCAGACGGCATTCGCACAAC aCGCTGCACCGCAGCGAGTCGATGGTGTCTCTATGTTTCCGCACCCTATCAGGATACATCAACGACGACAACCTATCGGGATTGAAGAACCTTTTGGAAAGCAAGCAAGTTCAAGTAGATGACCGAGACGAAAATGGAACGACGGCACTCATGCTGGCGGCCACCAAAGGCCGATCTGCTTTCGTTCGTGAGCTTTTAACTCACGGCGCCGACCCCAATGTCGAAGACAGCGACTCTTGGACGGCTCTTTTGTGCGCATCGAAAGAAGGACACGCCGATATCGTCCTTCAGCTTCTCGAACACAGCGCTGACATCGAACACCGAGACATGGGCAACTGGACTTCATTGATGTGGGCCACTTATAAGGGTCGTACCGACGTTGTGATGCTTCTTTTGGATAAAGGTGCAGAAGTCAACGCCCACGGGAATTACCATATTTCATCCCTGCTGTGGGCAGCGGGACGTGGTTATACTCAAATAACTGAAACCTTGATCAGTCATGGAGCTAAAGTCAACGTAGGGGACAAGTACGGTACTACAGCCCTAGTGTGGGCGTGTCGTAAAGGCTACGCTGAAATAGTGGCCATGTTGCTAAAAGCTGGTGCTAATGTTGATACTGCTGGAATGTATTCGTGGACGGCCCTACTGATGGCCACCCAAGGCAATCATGTGGAAGTAGTAAGCCTGCTGTTGGAGCACAAACCCAACGTGAACGCGTTGGACAAAGATGGCTGCAGTGCACTCACTATAGCTTGTAAGGAAGGAAACAATGAGATTGTGACGGCTCTGATGGCTGCCGGTGCTTATATTAACGTCcaa GACAGATTCGGTGATACCAATTTGATACATGCTGTCAAAGGCGGACATCGTTCTGTTGTCGAAtctttacttaaaaaatatgcAGATGTGGATATAGCAGGAAAAGATCAAAAAACGGCAATTTACATGGCCGTGGAGAAGGGTAACGTCGCTGTAGCCAAACTTCTACTGAGCGCAAATCCAGACTTGGAAATGGCCACCAAAGACGGAGACACTCCACTTCTAAAAGCTGTGCGATCGCGTAACGCCGAAATTGTCCAATTATTGCTTGATAAGAAATCTAAAGTGTCAGCGGCCGATAAAAAAGGAGACACTGCTTTGCATATTGCTATGCGAGCTCGTTCCAAGGGCATCGTGGAGATTCTCTTGCGCAATCCCAAACACAGTCAGTTGCTTTATAGGCCAAATCGAGCAGGGGAAACCCCTTACAACATAGATATTAATCACCAAAAAACAATATTGGGACAAATTTTCGGTGCCA GACGTCTCAACACCAATGAAGATAATGAAAATATGTTGGGTTACGATTTATACAGTAGTGCTCTTGCCGACATATTGAGTGAGCCATCCTTGTCCATGCCTATTACGGTGGGGCTCTACGCAAAATGGGGTAGTGGTAAATCGTTCCTCCTTAATAAGTTGCGGgaagaaatgaagaatttCGCCCGGGAATGGGTCGATCCCGTCTTCCAATTCACTAGCCTAATGTTTTTGGTTTTGTTGCATTTATCGTTAATTGTGGGAACTGCTGTAGGCTTGTCGGTACAAAACTGGATTATTGGCTTATCTGTAGCCGTTGCCTTCATGCTGGTTTCATACATTTTTCTGGCTCTAGTCTGGTTTGCTAATAAACGATACGATTGGGATTGGCCCTACAACTTTAATGTTAAATTAACAAGAAAATTGAATAACATCAAACTGGTCTTGCAAGTTTTATTCTGCCATCCACCAGGAGCACCCGCTTACGATGGTGTTTCCGCCCATCCTATCAG attttattttaccgATCAAACTAGAGTAAGTAGTACTGCGGGAGGGGAAAATTCTGTGGTGCAAATGCTTGGATCTTTGTATGATGCCATCGAAAATGATTACGGAGCTTTGGCAACTAGGTTGTATAGAGCTTTTAAACCTAAACCAG TTAAGTCATCTTCAACATGGAAATTAAGGAAGCTTTGCTGTCTCCCTTACGTTATAGTTTTCGAAATACTTTTTCTTTGCATATTAGTAGGAACTTGTGCCTTGACTGTTTACCTGGTCCACGTCAATTCATCTGATAGCCA ATCATACGAAATGGTCCGTTTCACACTTAGAATCATTCTCATCACTGATGCGCTTCTGTTAGGTGTAGCTACTGTAGCCAACTTGTACACTTGGAGTAAACTGGTTAAAGCAGTTCTTTTCTCGCAACGACGTCACCTTCAACGAACTATTGCCAAGCTCGAAACTCTCAAATCGGAAGGATTTCTACAGGCTCTTCGACAGGAG GTGAACCTAATGAAAGATATGGTCAAGTGTCTGGACAGCCTCAGCTCCCAACAAACTCGTCTGGTGATCGTGGTTGACGGTTTAGACAGCTGCGAACAAGACAAAGTCCTTCTCATTTTGGACACAGTTCATATGTTATTCTCCGACGCCAACAGCCCCTTCATTGTGATATTAGCAATAGATCCTCACGTCATTGCAAAG GCCGTTGAGATGAATACAAGACGTTTATTCAGCGAAAGCAATATTGGAGGTCACAATTATTTAAGCAACATGGTTCATTTACCTTTCTATTTGCAAAATTCGGGTTTGCGGAAGGTTAAATTAGCTCAACAAACTTCGCAAGTGCATAGAAAAGCTGCCAGTGCTTGGacagaaaatgaagaaagtCTCAGTAATTTCTTAGCACGATCA TCGTCGAGTCGCCGACTGTCCAGTGAAAGCGCCGTGATGTCCAGCcaagaaaaactaaaaccaCCAGGCAGGAAAAACTCTCGTAAACTCAAACTGTCCGATTCGGTGGCGAGTTCTATAGGATCAAATCTGAATAAGATCGGAGGAGCCCAAGACTTGACTAAAATGCTGCTTACCGATGATTATTTCAGCGATGTAAATCCCCGATCAATGAGAAGACTGATGAATGTTGTGTACATTACTGGTAGGTTATTGAAAGCGTTCCAAATCGACTTCAATTGGTACCGTTTGGCTTCTTGGATTAATATTACTGAACAGTGGCCATTTCGCACTTCATGGATCATATATCACTATGAACTGTACGAGGACTCGCTTGATGACAATACTTCACTTAAGTCAATTTTTGATAA AATCCGACCACATATTCCAACTGTGAAAGATACGGAACCTCTTCTAGAACTCGACAGGGATGAGAAGAaatttgatatatttttaactTTCCACCGCTCAAGTTTATTAGTcagtgatttaaaaatatttttaccgtTCACGATTAACTTGGACCCATATTTGAAGAAAGTGATAAAAG AAGAAACTCAAAGTTTGGATGATGACGGTTTGTTAATGACCACACCACGGAACTTATCGCTGATTCCGACAATGCCATGGTCCAATCCAAATAATGCAGAGTGGACATCACCACGACCCGGTTTAATTCGCAGAAATCGCCCGTCGTCTAAACCGACACTTTATCAACAACCATCTGGACTCGTTGGATGGCCTAGCTGGAACGAACCAGTACAAGTTACTAATCCACAAATAGTACCAATGGCACCAGTGACCACACTTGCT CCTGAAGTATTTGAAAAACGCCTATCATCACTTAGCGTCGACGGAGTTTGTAaattattgtataaaatcGAAGATATCAATTCTGCAGCGTTACCAGAGTACAACAAAATGATTAAAGAGCACAATATTACGGGGAAGGTCCTACTTCACTGTGATTTAGATGAACTAAAAAAG TTGTTAAGTATGTCGTTTGGGGACTGGGAGATGTTTAAAGTTATGTTGATTTCACTGCGTGAACATGAAGTTAGTGCCGTCTTTAGGCACGATGAATCCTCAAGTGCGCGGCCATCAAAAGCAGAGCGCAAAG GGAGCGTTACTAAGAGTAGCCAACCAGAGAAAGACAATAAAGAAGTGAACCAACGGAAACAGAGCGTCATAGAAAAGCAG GTGACACTTGAAGAACAAATGATTTGTGGAGCTTTGCAAACTTTGAATGAAGAAGCTTGCGAAGATGTTCTCGAAGAAACAGAAGAGAAGGAGACTAAAATAACAATAGAACCGGATGTGCCACAAACTTCAATCATTCCTCCTAGTCCAGACTCGAATCAAG ATTACCTGCGAGGCTACCGATCTCGTACAAACAGTTCAAGTGGCGTAGGTGAGACTGAGTTTGTTTTGTTGCAATCCTCACCAATAGCTCACATGCATTGGCAACCTGTCAGTATTTCAGTCGGAGGCAATTCAGAGAGCCTCAGTGAGCACAGTTCGAGATGTAGTTCCCAGCTACCATCACCCG TTACAGAACGAAGGCTTTCGAACGGAATCAAGTTATCTAATTTAAAACCAACGATTCATCAGACAGAAGACGTTTCAAAGAAAGGCCGTCACGTTGTTATTAAAACTGAATCCGGAGACCCCGCTCACATAAGTGTGATCTTTAATCAAGACGAAACCACTAAAACCCCACTGCTTCAAGAATTCAATATAACGCAGAGACCAAATTCGTTGCAGTTGCTGAAAAACGAATCTAAACAAACAAGGCCGTTGATGAGGAACCGATCGAAGTCTATTGATGGTCAAAAGAAAAAGACCGATAAGAACTTTGAGAAACTACAGAGACTTAAGGAGAAGCTTTTGCATTCCAGCCCGGAATTGAATGAAAATGCCAGTGACAACGAAAGTACTCCTCTGGTATCTGAAGTTTCGACACCATCCAAATCTGGACAGAGTTCTGATATAAAATCCTCAAATTCTAATAGTGAGAgttttccattgtcacctattTTACAGAAAAACGTTTCACCTGAAGTGAAACACAGACAAACCAGAAGCGAACAGAATCTAACTGACACGACTGACGTTAGTCCGGTTCTTTCATTTCATGACAATATATACTTAAGCAATATAGGTAGCGGCAGCGGAGGTAACAGCTTATCGCCGAAACATGCCCCCTTAACCAGAACCATGTCTGAATCTACTTCTATTTCTGGAATAATAAGCTCTTGCAGTAATGTCAGTCTACATAGCGGTAAAAATTCACAAAGTTCGGGACACCTGTCGAGACAAAACGCTTTAGATTCCGAAGAAGACATTGCCGATTGTTATTGTGATCCCAGTAGAGAAGGGTGA
- the Arms gene encoding kinase D-interacting substrate of 220 kDa B isoform X4, with the protein MQGASGAPKQRHSIAGPHPAVDSGRRRPSFLNLHIPETNWRGSLSQLHLPTFTLTTPEGDQPRKFTFGLAIRRHSHNTLHRSESMVSLCFRTLSGYINDDNLSGLKNLLESKQVQVDDRDENGTTALMLAATKGRSAFVRELLTHGADPNVEDSDSWTALLCASKEGHADIVLQLLEHSADIEHRDMGNWTSLMWATYKGRTDVVMLLLDKGAEVNAHGNYHISSLLWAAGRGYTQITETLISHGAKVNVGDKYGTTALVWACRKGYAEIVAMLLKAGANVDTAGMYSWTALLMATQGNHVEVVSLLLEHKPNVNALDKDGCSALTIACKEGNNEIVTALMAAGAYINVQDRFGDTNLIHAVKGGHRSVVESLLKKYADVDIAGKDQKTAIYMAVEKGNVAVAKLLLSANPDLEMATKDGDTPLLKAVRSRNAEIVQLLLDKKSKVSAADKKGDTALHIAMRARSKGIVEILLRNPKHSQLLYRPNRAGETPYNIDINHQKTILGQIFGARRLNTNEDNENMLGYDLYSSALADILSEPSLSMPITVGLYAKWGSGKSFLLNKLREEMKNFAREWVDPVFQFTSLMFLVLLHLSLIVGTAVGLSVQNWIIGLSVAVAFMLVSYIFLALVWFANKRYDWDWPYNFNVKLTRKLNNIKLVLQVLFCHPPGAPAYDGVSAHPIRFYFTDQTRVSSTAGGENSVVQMLGSLYDAIENDYGALATRLYRAFKPKPVKSSSTWKLRKLCCLPYVIVFEILFLCILVGTCALTVYLVHVNSSDSQSYEMVRFTLRIILITDALLLGVATVANLYTWSKLVKAVLFSQRRHLQRTIAKLETLKSEGFLQALRQEVNLMKDMVKCLDSLSSQQTRLVIVVDGLDSCEQDKVLLILDTVHMLFSDANSPFIVILAIDPHVIAKAVEMNTRRLFSESNIGGHNYLSNMVHLPFYLQNSGLRKVKLAQQTSQVHRKAASAWTENEESLSNFLARSSSSRRLSSESAVMSSQEKLKPPGRKNSRKLKLSDSVASSIGSNLNKIGGAQDLTKMLLTDDYFSDVNPRSMRRLMNVVYITGRLLKAFQIDFNWYRLASWINITEQWPFRTSWIIYHYELYEDSLDDNTSLKSIFDKIRPHIPTVKDTEPLLELDRDEKKFDIFLTFHRSSLLVSDLKIFLPFTINLDPYLKKVIKEETQSLDDDGLLMTTPRNLSLIPTMPWSNPNNAEWTSPRPGLIRRNRPSSKPTLYQQPSGLVGWPSWNEPVQVTNPQIVPMAPVTTLAPEVFEKRLSSLSVDGVCKLLYKIEDINSAALPEYNKMIKEHNITGKVLLHCDLDELKKLLSMSFGDWEMFKVMLISLREHEVSAVFRHDESSSARPSKAERKGSVTKSSQPEKDNKEVNQRKQSVIEKQVTLEEQMICGALQTLNEEACEDVLEETEEKETKITIEPDVPQTSIIPPSPDSNQVTERRLSNGIKLSNLKPTIHQTEDVSKKGRHVVIKTESGDPAHISVIFNQDETTKTPLLQEFNITQRPNSLQLLKNESKQTRPLMRNRSKSIDGQKKKTDKNFEKLQRLKEKLLHSSPELNENASDNESTPLVSEVSTPSKSGQSSDIKSSNSNSESFPLSPILQKNVSPEVKHRQTRSEQNLTDTTDVSPVLSFHDNIYLSNIGSGSGGNSLSPKHAPLTRTMSESTSISGIISSCSNVSLHSGKNSQSSGHLSRQNALDSEEDIADCYCDPSREG; encoded by the exons ATGCAAGGTGCTTCCGGTGCGCCCAAGCAGCGTCACAGTATCGCTGGTCCTCATCCCGCTGTCGATTCCGGTCGACGAAGACCGTCTTTCCTGAACCTCCACATTCCGGAAACGAATTGGAGGGGTTCTCTTAGTCAATTGCATTTACCGACATTCACCTTGACCACACCAGAAGGTGATCAACCGAGAAAATTCACGTTCGGCTTGGCGATCAGACGGCATTCGCACAAC aCGCTGCACCGCAGCGAGTCGATGGTGTCTCTATGTTTCCGCACCCTATCAGGATACATCAACGACGACAACCTATCGGGATTGAAGAACCTTTTGGAAAGCAAGCAAGTTCAAGTAGATGACCGAGACGAAAATGGAACGACGGCACTCATGCTGGCGGCCACCAAAGGCCGATCTGCTTTCGTTCGTGAGCTTTTAACTCACGGCGCCGACCCCAATGTCGAAGACAGCGACTCTTGGACGGCTCTTTTGTGCGCATCGAAAGAAGGACACGCCGATATCGTCCTTCAGCTTCTCGAACACAGCGCTGACATCGAACACCGAGACATGGGCAACTGGACTTCATTGATGTGGGCCACTTATAAGGGTCGTACCGACGTTGTGATGCTTCTTTTGGATAAAGGTGCAGAAGTCAACGCCCACGGGAATTACCATATTTCATCCCTGCTGTGGGCAGCGGGACGTGGTTATACTCAAATAACTGAAACCTTGATCAGTCATGGAGCTAAAGTCAACGTAGGGGACAAGTACGGTACTACAGCCCTAGTGTGGGCGTGTCGTAAAGGCTACGCTGAAATAGTGGCCATGTTGCTAAAAGCTGGTGCTAATGTTGATACTGCTGGAATGTATTCGTGGACGGCCCTACTGATGGCCACCCAAGGCAATCATGTGGAAGTAGTAAGCCTGCTGTTGGAGCACAAACCCAACGTGAACGCGTTGGACAAAGATGGCTGCAGTGCACTCACTATAGCTTGTAAGGAAGGAAACAATGAGATTGTGACGGCTCTGATGGCTGCCGGTGCTTATATTAACGTCcaa GACAGATTCGGTGATACCAATTTGATACATGCTGTCAAAGGCGGACATCGTTCTGTTGTCGAAtctttacttaaaaaatatgcAGATGTGGATATAGCAGGAAAAGATCAAAAAACGGCAATTTACATGGCCGTGGAGAAGGGTAACGTCGCTGTAGCCAAACTTCTACTGAGCGCAAATCCAGACTTGGAAATGGCCACCAAAGACGGAGACACTCCACTTCTAAAAGCTGTGCGATCGCGTAACGCCGAAATTGTCCAATTATTGCTTGATAAGAAATCTAAAGTGTCAGCGGCCGATAAAAAAGGAGACACTGCTTTGCATATTGCTATGCGAGCTCGTTCCAAGGGCATCGTGGAGATTCTCTTGCGCAATCCCAAACACAGTCAGTTGCTTTATAGGCCAAATCGAGCAGGGGAAACCCCTTACAACATAGATATTAATCACCAAAAAACAATATTGGGACAAATTTTCGGTGCCA GACGTCTCAACACCAATGAAGATAATGAAAATATGTTGGGTTACGATTTATACAGTAGTGCTCTTGCCGACATATTGAGTGAGCCATCCTTGTCCATGCCTATTACGGTGGGGCTCTACGCAAAATGGGGTAGTGGTAAATCGTTCCTCCTTAATAAGTTGCGGgaagaaatgaagaatttCGCCCGGGAATGGGTCGATCCCGTCTTCCAATTCACTAGCCTAATGTTTTTGGTTTTGTTGCATTTATCGTTAATTGTGGGAACTGCTGTAGGCTTGTCGGTACAAAACTGGATTATTGGCTTATCTGTAGCCGTTGCCTTCATGCTGGTTTCATACATTTTTCTGGCTCTAGTCTGGTTTGCTAATAAACGATACGATTGGGATTGGCCCTACAACTTTAATGTTAAATTAACAAGAAAATTGAATAACATCAAACTGGTCTTGCAAGTTTTATTCTGCCATCCACCAGGAGCACCCGCTTACGATGGTGTTTCCGCCCATCCTATCAG attttattttaccgATCAAACTAGAGTAAGTAGTACTGCGGGAGGGGAAAATTCTGTGGTGCAAATGCTTGGATCTTTGTATGATGCCATCGAAAATGATTACGGAGCTTTGGCAACTAGGTTGTATAGAGCTTTTAAACCTAAACCAG TTAAGTCATCTTCAACATGGAAATTAAGGAAGCTTTGCTGTCTCCCTTACGTTATAGTTTTCGAAATACTTTTTCTTTGCATATTAGTAGGAACTTGTGCCTTGACTGTTTACCTGGTCCACGTCAATTCATCTGATAGCCA ATCATACGAAATGGTCCGTTTCACACTTAGAATCATTCTCATCACTGATGCGCTTCTGTTAGGTGTAGCTACTGTAGCCAACTTGTACACTTGGAGTAAACTGGTTAAAGCAGTTCTTTTCTCGCAACGACGTCACCTTCAACGAACTATTGCCAAGCTCGAAACTCTCAAATCGGAAGGATTTCTACAGGCTCTTCGACAGGAG GTGAACCTAATGAAAGATATGGTCAAGTGTCTGGACAGCCTCAGCTCCCAACAAACTCGTCTGGTGATCGTGGTTGACGGTTTAGACAGCTGCGAACAAGACAAAGTCCTTCTCATTTTGGACACAGTTCATATGTTATTCTCCGACGCCAACAGCCCCTTCATTGTGATATTAGCAATAGATCCTCACGTCATTGCAAAG GCCGTTGAGATGAATACAAGACGTTTATTCAGCGAAAGCAATATTGGAGGTCACAATTATTTAAGCAACATGGTTCATTTACCTTTCTATTTGCAAAATTCGGGTTTGCGGAAGGTTAAATTAGCTCAACAAACTTCGCAAGTGCATAGAAAAGCTGCCAGTGCTTGGacagaaaatgaagaaagtCTCAGTAATTTCTTAGCACGATCA TCGTCGAGTCGCCGACTGTCCAGTGAAAGCGCCGTGATGTCCAGCcaagaaaaactaaaaccaCCAGGCAGGAAAAACTCTCGTAAACTCAAACTGTCCGATTCGGTGGCGAGTTCTATAGGATCAAATCTGAATAAGATCGGAGGAGCCCAAGACTTGACTAAAATGCTGCTTACCGATGATTATTTCAGCGATGTAAATCCCCGATCAATGAGAAGACTGATGAATGTTGTGTACATTACTGGTAGGTTATTGAAAGCGTTCCAAATCGACTTCAATTGGTACCGTTTGGCTTCTTGGATTAATATTACTGAACAGTGGCCATTTCGCACTTCATGGATCATATATCACTATGAACTGTACGAGGACTCGCTTGATGACAATACTTCACTTAAGTCAATTTTTGATAA AATCCGACCACATATTCCAACTGTGAAAGATACGGAACCTCTTCTAGAACTCGACAGGGATGAGAAGAaatttgatatatttttaactTTCCACCGCTCAAGTTTATTAGTcagtgatttaaaaatatttttaccgtTCACGATTAACTTGGACCCATATTTGAAGAAAGTGATAAAAG AAGAAACTCAAAGTTTGGATGATGACGGTTTGTTAATGACCACACCACGGAACTTATCGCTGATTCCGACAATGCCATGGTCCAATCCAAATAATGCAGAGTGGACATCACCACGACCCGGTTTAATTCGCAGAAATCGCCCGTCGTCTAAACCGACACTTTATCAACAACCATCTGGACTCGTTGGATGGCCTAGCTGGAACGAACCAGTACAAGTTACTAATCCACAAATAGTACCAATGGCACCAGTGACCACACTTGCT CCTGAAGTATTTGAAAAACGCCTATCATCACTTAGCGTCGACGGAGTTTGTAaattattgtataaaatcGAAGATATCAATTCTGCAGCGTTACCAGAGTACAACAAAATGATTAAAGAGCACAATATTACGGGGAAGGTCCTACTTCACTGTGATTTAGATGAACTAAAAAAG TTGTTAAGTATGTCGTTTGGGGACTGGGAGATGTTTAAAGTTATGTTGATTTCACTGCGTGAACATGAAGTTAGTGCCGTCTTTAGGCACGATGAATCCTCAAGTGCGCGGCCATCAAAAGCAGAGCGCAAAG GGAGCGTTACTAAGAGTAGCCAACCAGAGAAAGACAATAAAGAAGTGAACCAACGGAAACAGAGCGTCATAGAAAAGCAG GTGACACTTGAAGAACAAATGATTTGTGGAGCTTTGCAAACTTTGAATGAAGAAGCTTGCGAAGATGTTCTCGAAGAAACAGAAGAGAAGGAGACTAAAATAACAATAGAACCGGATGTGCCACAAACTTCAATCATTCCTCCTAGTCCAGACTCGAATCAAG TTACAGAACGAAGGCTTTCGAACGGAATCAAGTTATCTAATTTAAAACCAACGATTCATCAGACAGAAGACGTTTCAAAGAAAGGCCGTCACGTTGTTATTAAAACTGAATCCGGAGACCCCGCTCACATAAGTGTGATCTTTAATCAAGACGAAACCACTAAAACCCCACTGCTTCAAGAATTCAATATAACGCAGAGACCAAATTCGTTGCAGTTGCTGAAAAACGAATCTAAACAAACAAGGCCGTTGATGAGGAACCGATCGAAGTCTATTGATGGTCAAAAGAAAAAGACCGATAAGAACTTTGAGAAACTACAGAGACTTAAGGAGAAGCTTTTGCATTCCAGCCCGGAATTGAATGAAAATGCCAGTGACAACGAAAGTACTCCTCTGGTATCTGAAGTTTCGACACCATCCAAATCTGGACAGAGTTCTGATATAAAATCCTCAAATTCTAATAGTGAGAgttttccattgtcacctattTTACAGAAAAACGTTTCACCTGAAGTGAAACACAGACAAACCAGAAGCGAACAGAATCTAACTGACACGACTGACGTTAGTCCGGTTCTTTCATTTCATGACAATATATACTTAAGCAATATAGGTAGCGGCAGCGGAGGTAACAGCTTATCGCCGAAACATGCCCCCTTAACCAGAACCATGTCTGAATCTACTTCTATTTCTGGAATAATAAGCTCTTGCAGTAATGTCAGTCTACATAGCGGTAAAAATTCACAAAGTTCGGGACACCTGTCGAGACAAAACGCTTTAGATTCCGAAGAAGACATTGCCGATTGTTATTGTGATCCCAGTAGAGAAGGGTGA